The Corynebacterium sp. SCR221107 genome includes the window ACCCCAGTAAGCAACACGGGTTTGGCTCCGAAGCGATCGGTCAGCCCGCCGCCGAGGAAGAACATTCCCTGTTGGCTGAATGTGCGGATGCCTAGTACAAGGCCGACGATGGTGCTTGTTGCCCCCAGCTCGTGAGTGAGCTGGACGGCCAAGAAAGGCACCACCAAGTAGAAGCCGACGTTGAACAGCATCTGGGTGATCAGCAGCGCCTGAATGTTGCGGGGCAGACCCTTGATGCTCATAGCGTCAACTCCTTGGCTGCGTGCAGAAATGTGGAAAGTTCAGCGGAGGTCGTGTTATCGAGCTCGTCAACCGAGCAGGCGGCCACCACATGGCCGTCGGAAAGCATGATGACCTCGGTGCATAGGCGGGTGATGGTGGGAATATCGTGCGAAACGAATACCACCATTGCACCGCTGCCGATTATCGCCTGCTCCATGAGGAGCCGGGTCGCGCCATCGAGGGCAGAAAATGCCTCGTCGGCGATGATGAGATCGGGCTTGGTGATGAGCGCGCGTGCAATGGCCACCCGCTGGCGCTGACCGCCCGACAATTGGGATGGACGTCGCCCCATAAGACTGAGGGACAAGCCAGCCGTTTCACAAAGAGCGGGCAGGTCCTTTTTGGCCTGGTTAATGTCCCTGCCCATGATCCGAAGTGGTTCGAGTACCGATTCAGATACCGGAAGGTGAGGCAGGAGGGAGGCCCCCGGATCCTGTGGAATGAAGGAAACGGAATCAAAAGTCGAGCAGACCTCGCCCGAGGTTGGATGTACCATTCCGGTCATCAGCGAAACAAGCGTGGTTTTCCCGCTACCCGAGCGGCCAATAATGCCGATGCGCGTGGGTGCGCCGGTATCGGAGGTCGCGTCTAGGCGTAGATCGATGGGGC containing:
- a CDS encoding ABC transporter ATP-binding protein, which codes for MKEKFIAFNHVQVAGRLGPIDLRLDATSDTGAPTRIGIIGRSGSGKTTLVSLMTGMVHPTSGEVCSTFDSVSFIPQDPGASLLPHLPVSESVLEPLRIMGRDINQAKKDLPALCETAGLSLSLMGRRPSQLSGGQRQRVAIARALITKPDLIIADEAFSALDGATRLLMEQAIIGSGAMVVFVSHDIPTITRLCTEVIMLSDGHVVAACSVDELDNTTSAELSTFLHAAKELTL